A section of the Elusimicrobiota bacterium genome encodes:
- a CDS encoding hypothetical protein (UPF0235 protein YggU) — translation MIIRVRVIPNAKHSEVMGRVGSIVRVRIASPAVEGKANEELIEFLAEFFGVKKNGVSILRGEKGKEKTVQVEGRPEHELEEIMDAIP, via the coding sequence ATGATTATTCGTGTTCGTGTTATTCCCAATGCAAAACATTCTGAAGTGATGGGCCGTGTGGGCTCCATCGTCCGGGTTCGAATTGCTTCCCCCGCCGTTGAAGGGAAAGCCAATGAAGAACTTATTGAATTTTTGGCTGAATTTTTTGGTGTGAAGAAAAATGGCGTGTCTATTCTTCGAGGAGAAAAGGGCAAGGAGAAAACCGTTCAAGTGGAAGGCCGCCCGGAGCATGAACTCGAAGAAATCATGGACGCCATTCCATAA
- the priA gene encoding Primosomal protein N', with protein sequence MGLGGHETVAQPPNMILEVALPLPVLKNFDYLLPDEAQGPSVSLVGCRVRVPFGPRSMTGMVVGVKEKTDTPIERLKKILQCLDLDPILDPSMLALGAWMADRYMCSHGEALNVLLPPPPTKKNMEYEGGANLTHDEFEQVSFRESQFSLTTEQDAAVQKIHRAIYEPQAETSRHFLLRGVSAAGKTEVYISAIRDVLAQGKTALYLAPEIGLVAQLADTLKHRFGTSHVCVWHSGRSLKERAEDWEKIRRGDISLVVGARSAVLLPMRNLGLLIVDEEHDSAWKEDHKPRFHVRDVVLERARLEKSVAIFGSATPSLEILFASKTGRVELVEMNERAVQASAPLVRVIDMKSEKVRGILSPSLEKAIGARLAKKEQAILFINRRGFHRSLRCPSCDWVARCPDCGVTQVIHKFPVPLKERSAKEPLAGRSHLVCHYCQKSSAVPTACPSCGHKKLSPRGTGTERVTEEIKEKFPWARVARWDRDSVKKKGEQEKILLDFQNGDLDVLVGTQLVAQGFHFPKVTLVGVVNADTSLHVPDFRAAEHTFQLLMQVAGRAGRDVVAGEVLIQTRHPDHAALVCAAHLDYQRFAEQELKFRQDLFYPPFTHLIKVETTAPDLKKAEDDMGHFQKWLMDLVVEEPIGILGPTLSVRKRKGAISFHAILKVPFQVFDAFRHDLRTYLTSKSSRLRVDIDPG encoded by the coding sequence ATGGGTCTGGGAGGACATGAAACTGTTGCGCAGCCTCCTAACATGATTCTAGAGGTGGCTCTTCCGCTTCCTGTTTTAAAGAATTTCGATTATCTATTGCCGGATGAAGCCCAGGGGCCATCGGTTTCACTCGTGGGGTGCCGAGTTCGGGTGCCGTTTGGGCCACGCTCAATGACGGGGATGGTGGTGGGTGTTAAAGAAAAGACGGACACGCCGATCGAACGCCTCAAGAAAATTCTTCAATGTCTCGACCTGGACCCCATTTTGGACCCCTCCATGTTGGCGCTCGGCGCTTGGATGGCTGACCGTTATATGTGTTCGCATGGCGAGGCGCTTAACGTCCTCTTGCCGCCTCCCCCCACCAAAAAAAATATGGAATATGAGGGGGGGGCCAATCTCACCCACGATGAGTTTGAACAGGTTTCGTTTCGTGAATCTCAATTTTCATTAACGACCGAACAAGACGCGGCCGTCCAAAAAATTCATCGGGCCATTTATGAACCGCAAGCAGAAACTTCCCGTCATTTTTTATTGAGGGGGGTGTCGGCAGCGGGAAAAACGGAGGTCTACATTTCCGCCATACGGGACGTTTTGGCCCAAGGGAAAACCGCTCTCTATCTGGCCCCCGAAATTGGGTTGGTGGCGCAATTGGCTGACACGCTTAAACACCGCTTCGGTACAAGCCATGTTTGCGTGTGGCACAGCGGACGGTCTCTCAAAGAACGCGCGGAAGATTGGGAAAAAATCAGACGCGGCGATATTTCGCTTGTGGTGGGGGCCCGCTCAGCGGTGTTACTCCCGATGCGAAATCTGGGCCTGCTTATTGTGGATGAAGAACATGACTCGGCTTGGAAGGAGGATCACAAACCCCGTTTTCACGTGCGGGACGTGGTTTTGGAACGGGCCCGTCTTGAAAAGTCGGTGGCGATTTTTGGAAGCGCGACCCCCAGTCTCGAAATTCTGTTTGCAAGCAAGACCGGACGTGTTGAACTCGTTGAGATGAACGAACGAGCGGTTCAAGCGTCGGCCCCTCTTGTGCGCGTGATCGACATGAAGTCTGAAAAAGTGAGAGGCATATTATCGCCTTCTCTTGAAAAAGCCATCGGCGCTCGTCTCGCCAAAAAAGAGCAAGCCATTTTGTTCATCAATCGCCGGGGGTTCCACCGGTCGCTGCGTTGTCCTTCGTGCGATTGGGTGGCCCGTTGCCCGGACTGCGGGGTGACCCAAGTCATCCATAAGTTCCCGGTCCCATTAAAGGAAAGATCGGCGAAAGAGCCGTTGGCGGGGAGGTCTCATTTGGTGTGTCATTACTGCCAAAAATCGAGCGCTGTCCCCACCGCTTGTCCCTCCTGCGGGCACAAGAAACTTTCTCCGCGCGGAACGGGAACGGAACGTGTGACCGAAGAAATCAAAGAAAAGTTTCCTTGGGCCCGCGTGGCCCGTTGGGACCGTGACAGCGTCAAAAAAAAAGGGGAACAGGAAAAAATTCTATTGGATTTTCAAAACGGAGACCTGGACGTTTTGGTTGGAACCCAATTGGTGGCCCAAGGTTTTCATTTCCCGAAAGTCACTTTGGTGGGGGTGGTGAACGCCGATACTTCTCTGCATGTTCCTGATTTCCGCGCCGCCGAACACACGTTTCAATTGCTGATGCAAGTGGCTGGCCGCGCCGGGCGGGATGTGGTGGCAGGCGAGGTCTTGATTCAAACGCGTCACCCTGACCATGCGGCGCTCGTTTGCGCCGCTCATCTGGATTATCAGAGATTCGCGGAACAGGAACTCAAATTCAGGCAAGATCTTTTTTATCCTCCGTTCACCCACCTCATCAAAGTGGAGACCACGGCCCCCGATTTAAAAAAAGCGGAGGATGATATGGGGCATTTTCAAAAGTGGTTGATGGATCTTGTGGTCGAGGAGCCGATTGGAATTTTGGGTCCGACATTGTCGGTTCGAAAAAGAAAAGGAGCGATTTCTTTTCACGCCATCCTAAAAGTTCCTTTTCAAGTGTTCGATGCCTTTAGACACGATCTTCGGACCTATTTGACTTCCAAATCCTCCCGTTTACGCGTTGACATCGATCCCGGTTAG
- the coaBC gene encoding Coenzyme A biosynthesis bifunctional protein CoaBC, with protein sequence MATSGRRILVGVSGSIAAVKTPELVRLLVDKEFDVQCVMTKGAKEFASSLALATFSSHPVVEDIFGSEAFSLPHIVHSEKADLFVVAPATATLLGRFANGLADDIVSLCYITTRAPVLVAPAMHPSMWEHAAIQANVKTLRDRGVHFVGPTMGPLADKTRGDGRMSEPENIVQAIEKILPN encoded by the coding sequence GTGGCCACCTCCGGTCGACGTATTTTGGTGGGGGTCTCGGGCAGCATTGCCGCTGTCAAAACACCTGAACTCGTCCGTCTCTTGGTGGACAAGGAATTTGATGTTCAGTGCGTGATGACCAAAGGAGCCAAAGAGTTTGCCTCCTCCTTGGCTTTGGCGACCTTTAGCTCTCATCCAGTTGTTGAAGATATTTTCGGTTCCGAAGCCTTTTCTTTGCCGCACATTGTTCATTCCGAAAAGGCGGACTTGTTTGTGGTGGCGCCCGCAACGGCCACCTTGTTGGGACGTTTCGCAAATGGGTTGGCTGATGACATCGTCAGTCTGTGTTACATCACCACGCGGGCCCCTGTTTTGGTGGCGCCCGCCATGCATCCCAGTATGTGGGAACATGCCGCCATTCAAGCCAATGTAAAAACCTTGCGAGACCGAGGTGTTCATTTTGTTGGCCCCACCATGGGCCCTTTGGCCGACAAAACGCGGGGCGATGGCCGCATGAGTGAACCCGAAAACATTGTTCAAGCCATTGAGAAAATTCTCCCAAATTAA
- the yggS gene encoding Pyridoxal phosphate homeostasis protein: protein MPVERIREAVRLGIKDFGENRVQEALLKRPELEKDFLGTTQYLIGQLQTNKVRKALELFDVIESVDRIKLVEALDRVASETGKKQRCLIEIKISSEDTKSGVPLAEAEEFVEKVRSYKNLKLEGLMTIGALKATTEETRQSFRRLNQFFKTHSSRFGEKPILSMGMSDDYEIAIEEGATQIRLGRALFGERS from the coding sequence GTGCCGGTGGAGCGTATTCGAGAGGCCGTCCGTTTGGGGATCAAAGATTTTGGGGAAAACCGGGTCCAAGAGGCCCTGCTGAAGCGGCCGGAGTTGGAAAAAGATTTTTTGGGAACCACGCAGTATTTGATTGGGCAATTGCAAACCAACAAAGTGCGTAAGGCCTTGGAGTTATTTGACGTGATAGAGTCTGTTGACCGAATTAAATTGGTTGAGGCTCTTGATCGGGTGGCCAGTGAGACGGGGAAAAAGCAGCGGTGTTTGATCGAGATTAAAATTTCATCTGAGGACACCAAAAGTGGTGTTCCCCTTGCTGAAGCCGAAGAATTTGTTGAGAAAGTCCGTTCCTATAAAAATTTGAAGTTGGAAGGACTGATGACGATTGGCGCGCTGAAGGCCACAACTGAAGAAACCAGGCAGTCCTTTAGAAGGCTGAATCAATTTTTCAAAACGCACTCTTCTCGGTTTGGTGAGAAACCAATTTTATCAATGGGCATGTCGGATGATTATGAAATCGCCATTGAAGAAGGCGCCACCCAAATTCGGTTGGGACGGGCCTTGTTTGGAGAACGGTCATGA
- the bepA_2 gene encoding Beta-barrel assembly-enhancing protease produces the protein MINLGVSIKLPAVWRWTLSFLLFSLLMVGTVRLALFKVMDRDFWWHVKAGEIMVSTQNLIQTEPFSYARVGKPYLATYEWLAQVVLYLVHHTGGIQGVILFRIFMVFLCVLGLLALSPRSVWWASLVAFTAVLAAQPGFMDRPQLFTFAILCWFFFFLTRYLDQRSALASLIVLQIFWTNFHGAACVVGLMMWGWLCIDQMVGLLLDAKRSGRIWPHIIQKSEFKWLVGGTVGLMMAMLISPNFLSSFKYLNQLLTDKTIAFIGEWQPTERAIYLKRMGPVALAGLCGVLVSRRNKIFLSGVYLTLGFMSLQAVRHEMLFAFGSAGVAVYGLGNSFLADRAERFLAIRPLLTAGSAGLLFLLLLFQARVQYANFCRRDSLQGWGVFDLARGAYDFVEREKISGHMFNTYGIGGYLLFRGHPRRQVFIDGRNVDYGFDYMMAAYKAGYDPQRWDEIEGRYQFTYAIMDYDVIKEKQGIPYVGHLSQNPNWVLVYLDDWCVVYLKDTLENRPVIEKRAFHVISPFYLESGIVPKGFDRKGPEIESELRRALREAPDSMKLHNALSSVLLSKGNKEEALYWAEKSVRLRPHRPESHSTLAAAYLSLERWREAALAYDTMVKKAGPDYPSIRYDIIAGVFSKAGLAKEARYYHRKAVLADQWGNLSSLDSPVGGSIPLPHQGPRRSGDPTESSMSPVESTSPRFPMDAVPVEVLSGDEAKKFLDTQRLQPNSKQDKAHEKKLLGDLMSELPKLSREHNQKGIALAEAGKMEEAKTSFLEALKINPSYPEANNNLGSAYLQEGNVEKALEFYERALKSNPDYADAHYNKALCLLRKNELDRALNHAQKAQELGRNSADLLSAIAAAKGHRP, from the coding sequence ATGATCAACCTTGGGGTTTCAATTAAATTACCCGCCGTCTGGCGTTGGACTCTTTCCTTTTTATTGTTCTCTTTGTTGATGGTGGGAACAGTGCGCCTCGCCTTGTTCAAGGTGATGGACCGTGATTTTTGGTGGCATGTGAAAGCCGGTGAAATTATGGTGAGCACGCAAAATCTGATCCAAACAGAACCTTTTTCCTATGCCCGGGTAGGGAAACCCTATTTGGCCACCTATGAATGGCTGGCGCAAGTGGTGTTGTACCTGGTTCACCACACAGGGGGGATTCAAGGCGTCATCCTTTTCCGAATCTTTATGGTCTTTTTGTGTGTGTTGGGGCTTTTGGCGTTGAGCCCACGAAGTGTCTGGTGGGCTTCTCTCGTTGCTTTCACAGCTGTATTGGCCGCTCAACCTGGCTTTATGGATCGTCCACAGCTGTTCACTTTTGCGATCCTCTGTTGGTTTTTTTTCTTTCTTACCCGATACCTCGATCAAAGGTCCGCCCTGGCCTCTCTCATTGTGTTGCAGATTTTTTGGACGAATTTTCACGGAGCTGCCTGTGTGGTGGGGTTGATGATGTGGGGATGGCTTTGCATCGACCAAATGGTGGGTTTGTTGTTGGACGCCAAACGATCTGGTCGGATCTGGCCTCACATAATTCAAAAATCAGAATTCAAATGGTTGGTGGGGGGAACGGTCGGGCTCATGATGGCGATGCTCATTTCGCCAAATTTCCTCTCTAGTTTCAAATATTTGAATCAACTTTTGACCGACAAAACCATCGCTTTCATCGGCGAATGGCAACCCACTGAGCGGGCCATTTATCTGAAACGCATGGGGCCGGTGGCGTTGGCAGGGTTATGCGGGGTCCTGGTTTCGCGGAGAAATAAAATTTTCCTAAGTGGAGTTTATCTCACGTTGGGGTTCATGTCTTTACAGGCTGTGCGGCACGAAATGTTGTTCGCGTTTGGGTCGGCTGGGGTTGCCGTTTACGGGCTGGGGAACAGTTTTCTGGCCGATCGAGCGGAACGGTTTTTGGCCATACGGCCGCTTTTGACCGCAGGCAGCGCGGGGTTGTTGTTTCTCCTCCTTTTATTTCAGGCGCGGGTTCAGTACGCGAATTTTTGTCGGCGTGACAGCCTCCAAGGTTGGGGTGTCTTTGACTTGGCGCGCGGCGCGTATGATTTTGTGGAGCGTGAAAAAATTTCAGGGCATATGTTCAATACCTACGGCATTGGGGGTTATCTGCTTTTCCGCGGACACCCCCGCCGTCAAGTTTTTATTGATGGGCGTAATGTGGATTATGGATTCGATTACATGATGGCCGCTTACAAGGCTGGATATGATCCACAGCGGTGGGATGAGATTGAGGGTCGTTATCAATTCACTTATGCCATCATGGATTACGATGTCATCAAAGAAAAACAAGGGATCCCGTATGTGGGCCACTTGTCCCAAAATCCGAATTGGGTTTTGGTGTATTTGGATGATTGGTGTGTTGTTTATTTAAAAGACACACTTGAGAACCGTCCCGTTATTGAGAAACGGGCTTTTCACGTAATATCGCCCTTTTATTTGGAATCAGGAATTGTTCCAAAAGGATTTGATCGAAAGGGCCCTGAAATCGAGTCCGAGTTGAGACGCGCTCTTCGAGAGGCTCCGGATTCCATGAAACTTCACAATGCGCTTTCGAGTGTTTTGTTGTCCAAAGGAAACAAAGAAGAGGCCCTGTATTGGGCCGAAAAATCAGTCCGTCTGAGGCCCCATCGACCGGAATCCCATTCCACATTAGCGGCGGCGTACTTGTCCTTGGAGCGTTGGAGAGAAGCGGCGTTGGCTTACGACACCATGGTTAAAAAAGCGGGGCCTGATTATCCCAGCATTCGCTACGACATTATCGCGGGGGTGTTTTCAAAAGCCGGGTTGGCCAAAGAGGCCCGATATTATCACCGCAAAGCGGTTTTGGCCGACCAGTGGGGCAACCTAAGCAGTCTCGATTCACCGGTCGGCGGTTCCATTCCTCTCCCTCACCAGGGACCCAGGCGTTCAGGAGATCCGACTGAATCATCGATGTCCCCTGTTGAATCAACGTCCCCAAGGTTTCCAATGGACGCGGTCCCTGTTGAGGTGTTGAGCGGAGATGAAGCAAAAAAGTTTTTAGATACGCAAAGACTTCAACCAAATTCGAAACAGGATAAAGCTCATGAGAAAAAATTGCTGGGTGATTTGATGTCGGAGCTCCCAAAATTATCGCGGGAACACAACCAAAAAGGAATTGCCCTGGCTGAGGCGGGAAAAATGGAGGAAGCCAAAACCTCTTTTCTAGAGGCTCTCAAAATCAATCCCAGTTATCCTGAGGCCAATAACAATCTGGGCAGTGCTTATCTCCAAGAAGGAAATGTGGAAAAGGCGTTGGAATTCTATGAGCGGGCATTAAAATCTAATCCTGATTATGCCGATGCTCATTACAACAAAGCGCTCTGCCTGCTTCGCAAAAACGAATTGGATCGCGCGTTAAACCACGCTCAAAAGGCGCAAGAACTGGGACGAAATTCGGCGGATTTGCTCTCGGCCATCGCCGCCGCAAAGGGACATCGGCCGTGA
- the proC gene encoding Pyrroline-5-carboxylate reductase: MIGFIGFGRMGSALAQGALDAGVAVPSQVVVFDPNPAMGRLAKKRRIHLAAQAQDVVAKSDIVFLCVKPQVMREVVLSLKQKLSLVDRKKCFVSIAAGIPIKNLETWLGKHVSVFRVMPNTPALLKAGMSAMSRGTFANSVQEKKVLRILSAVGRVCVVPEASMNAVTAVSGSGPAYVFYLAEALIQAAQQQGLRSEVARMLVHQTVYGAGLMLAKRPEAAEELRRQVTSPGGTTEAAIAVFENKNLKKGIQEGVRQATRRAAELAKKINRSLI; the protein is encoded by the coding sequence ATGATTGGATTTATCGGATTTGGACGCATGGGCAGCGCGTTGGCTCAAGGAGCCCTGGACGCAGGCGTGGCGGTCCCTTCTCAAGTGGTTGTGTTTGACCCAAACCCAGCCATGGGTCGTTTGGCCAAAAAACGAAGAATCCATCTCGCGGCCCAGGCTCAGGATGTGGTTGCAAAGTCCGATATCGTTTTTTTATGCGTGAAACCCCAGGTGATGCGCGAGGTGGTGTTGTCCCTCAAACAAAAGCTTTCATTGGTGGATCGAAAGAAATGTTTTGTCTCAATTGCGGCGGGCATTCCCATCAAAAATTTGGAAACGTGGTTGGGGAAACATGTTTCTGTTTTTCGAGTCATGCCGAACACGCCGGCTCTTTTAAAAGCGGGCATGAGCGCTATGAGCCGTGGGACGTTCGCAAATAGCGTTCAAGAAAAAAAAGTACTCAGGATTTTATCGGCCGTGGGCCGGGTTTGTGTTGTCCCTGAAGCAAGCATGAATGCTGTAACCGCCGTGTCCGGTTCGGGCCCGGCCTATGTTTTTTATTTGGCGGAGGCGTTAATCCAAGCCGCTCAACAGCAAGGTCTTCGCAGCGAAGTGGCCCGAATGTTGGTTCACCAAACCGTGTATGGCGCGGGGCTCATGTTGGCCAAAAGGCCGGAGGCGGCGGAAGAGTTGCGTCGGCAAGTCACCTCCCCCGGGGGAACAACGGAGGCGGCCATCGCGGTGTTTGAGAACAAGAATTTAAAGAAAGGTATTCAAGAAGGCGTTCGCCAAGCCACAAGGCGGGCCGCTGAATTGGCAAAAAAAATAAATCGGAGCTTGATATGA